The following proteins are encoded in a genomic region of Sulfoacidibacillus ferrooxidans:
- a CDS encoding phosphotransferase family protein, whose product MAKDIYLQPNAPDPIHSHEVVLDIVRKYVPDVKAVTKVDESGGEARTYAVDDHIILKVQRPQQLRPRTSLEKEVFFLNQLALDKHIQVPKVLGYGREHDIEYTVMTRIPGIAIVNTTLSRNSRKETLYTLGQTLRSIHSMSQEPFIESNQFPGDSNFEEVKSRFEESFQGIITRIYDKQVRWSLKFTPEQVVEKALSKLPHSRERVALHSNPGPTHTFVDSSTGRFSGLIDFGDAYISHPAWDLWRWNLPEDRQAVLNGYTSSYPVDDLFLDTWTVVMVLSDMMAIAYQMHSNVESEEDLNILVKQM is encoded by the coding sequence TTGGCGAAAGATATATATCTTCAACCCAATGCACCTGATCCTATTCATAGTCATGAAGTAGTACTAGATATTGTGCGTAAATATGTTCCGGATGTAAAAGCAGTTACCAAAGTTGATGAATCTGGCGGAGAAGCCCGCACCTATGCAGTGGATGACCACATCATTTTAAAAGTGCAACGTCCACAGCAATTGCGTCCTCGAACGAGTTTAGAAAAAGAAGTATTTTTCTTAAATCAGTTAGCATTAGATAAACATATCCAAGTCCCGAAAGTACTTGGATATGGTCGAGAGCATGACATAGAATACACTGTCATGACGCGTATTCCAGGTATCGCTATTGTGAATACCACTTTATCAAGGAATAGCCGTAAAGAAACACTCTACACACTTGGTCAAACGTTACGTTCGATTCACTCGATGTCACAAGAACCATTCATTGAAAGTAACCAGTTTCCTGGTGACTCGAATTTCGAAGAGGTGAAATCCCGTTTTGAAGAGTCTTTTCAGGGAATCATTACACGCATTTACGATAAACAAGTACGATGGTCATTAAAGTTCACCCCGGAACAAGTAGTAGAAAAAGCACTTTCTAAACTGCCACATTCAAGAGAACGTGTTGCATTGCACTCCAATCCCGGACCCACACATACGTTTGTCGATTCATCAACTGGGCGCTTTTCCGGCCTCATTGATTTCGGCGATGCATACATAAGCCATCCGGCTTGGGATCTTTGGAGATGGAATCTACCTGAAGATCGTCAGGCTGTACTCAATGGATACACATCAAGCTATCCAGTAGATGATCTATTTCTCGACACTTGGACGGTCGTTATGGTTCTCTCCGATATGATGGCCATAGCTTATCAAATGCACTCTAACGTTGAATCTGAAGAAGATTTAAACATTTTAGTAAAGCAAATGTAA
- a CDS encoding ThiF family adenylyltransferase, whose protein sequence is MNDAIRVQTWTKRLSDIDSVREILSGSSWVFCAMDEPAYVAQRIVNAACIQAEIPCVYALNQYNNGRTFEVHPLKSGCVDCLLEHTSRRFPSFFKLVDALTKEDF, encoded by the coding sequence ATAAATGACGCTATACGGGTCCAGACTTGGACAAAACGGCTCTCCGATATTGATTCTGTACGAGAAATTCTCTCTGGATCATCATGGGTATTTTGCGCTATGGATGAACCCGCCTATGTGGCGCAGCGAATCGTGAATGCCGCTTGTATTCAAGCAGAGATTCCGTGTGTATATGCATTGAATCAATATAACAATGGCAGAACATTCGAAGTACATCCACTCAAGAGTGGATGTGTGGATTGTCTGCTTGAACATACAAGCAGACGTTTCCCGTCGTTTTTTAAACTTGTAGATGCGTTAACGAAAGAGGATTTCTAA
- a CDS encoding permease prefix domain 1-containing protein produces the protein MREIDQYVESIYSDVEDSPEVAELKVEMRNHLMEAATTLQQLGYCEKDSIRISIERFGDEDSLRNGPNNLNHPSGDDPDSLARNNGIVALILSVLSIVLPLLGLIFGVIGFLISRRNTKYQKATLGSARMSSIAFIISIVGIVIQLLEIIGTISFYHSV, from the coding sequence ATGCGTGAGATCGATCAGTATGTTGAGTCCATTTATAGTGATGTAGAGGACAGCCCGGAAGTGGCGGAATTGAAAGTAGAAATGCGAAATCACTTGATGGAGGCCGCTACAACCTTACAACAACTAGGCTATTGCGAAAAGGATAGTATCCGGATATCCATCGAACGGTTTGGTGATGAGGATAGCCTGCGCAATGGGCCTAATAACTTGAATCATCCTTCTGGGGATGATCCAGATTCCCTAGCTCGAAACAACGGGATCGTTGCACTGATCTTGTCGGTTTTGTCCATTGTACTTCCGTTGCTTGGCTTAATTTTCGGTGTCATAGGCTTTTTGATTTCGAGAAGGAACACGAAATATCAAAAGGCCACGCTCGGTTCTGCAAGGATGTCGTCCATTGCATTCATCATCAGTATCGTTGGGATTGTGATTCAATTATTGGAGATCATCGGAACGATAAGCTTTTACCATTCCGTCTAA